A stretch of the Candidatus Jettenia sp. AMX2 genome encodes the following:
- a CDS encoding type III pantothenate kinase — MLLAIDIGNTNVHTGIFVGDVLQFARSFRCEFDGVFQANFIKFLNSILPARLKAVVLSSVNPETETLIVECVERCFHMKPCCIGKDMPVPIPVVTDHPEKVGSDRLANAVAAFERTKGWAIIVDAGTAITIDVIDDKGAFLGGTIAPGVALSSKALHQYTAFLPDIFIHKPKNIIGKNTEEAISSGIYWGTVGMVENILSMLCDEINCKPAILATGGDATMLQQEIPFITEVIPELTLEGIMITYKIHSLPNKQLSPF; from the coding sequence ATGCTTTTAGCAATCGATATAGGTAATACAAACGTCCACACCGGAATATTTGTGGGAGATGTCTTACAGTTTGCCCGTTCTTTCAGATGCGAATTTGACGGTGTATTTCAGGCTAATTTTATCAAATTTCTCAATTCGATTCTTCCTGCCCGTCTGAAGGCTGTTGTACTCTCCTCTGTTAATCCGGAAACGGAAACCTTGATTGTTGAATGTGTTGAAAGATGCTTTCATATGAAACCCTGCTGCATAGGGAAAGATATGCCTGTTCCTATTCCGGTGGTTACAGATCATCCTGAAAAGGTGGGTAGCGACCGGCTGGCAAATGCAGTTGCAGCTTTTGAACGAACAAAGGGATGGGCAATTATTGTTGATGCGGGTACTGCAATCACAATTGATGTAATAGATGATAAAGGGGCTTTCCTTGGAGGAACTATTGCGCCCGGTGTGGCATTGTCTTCAAAAGCGCTCCATCAGTATACTGCGTTTCTGCCGGACATATTCATTCATAAGCCAAAAAATATCATAGGAAAAAACACAGAAGAGGCTATAAGTTCCGGTATCTATTGGGGAACGGTCGGAATGGTAGAAAATATTCTAAGCATGCTTTGTGATGAAATAAACTGTAAACCAGCAATACTTGCAACCGGAGGGGATGCAACTATGTTACAGCAGGAGATACCTTTCATCACTGAGGTAATCCCTGAACTGACCCTCGAAGGAATAATGATTACTTATAAAATTCATTCTCTGCCAAATAAACAACTTAGCCCCTTTTGA
- a CDS encoding response regulator: protein MPKEKILVVDDEQDLVKLIRYHLEKDGYKVITAFDGENALFLARREKPELIILDLMLPGIDGFEVCRKLKANQELANSAIVMLTAKGEKDDITVGLKLGADDYVTKPFSPKELIARVEAVLRRTKTSQSVTDYIEIDGLSIDLYKHEVTIEGETVLLTLAEFKILHQLASKPGRVFTRDQLIDAVSGPETSVIDRTIDVHIASLRKKLKTFAGSIITIRGIGYKFKEL, encoded by the coding sequence ATGCCAAAGGAAAAAATTCTTGTTGTAGATGACGAACAGGACCTTGTGAAGTTAATACGATATCATCTTGAAAAAGATGGTTATAAGGTGATAACTGCCTTTGACGGTGAGAACGCATTGTTTTTAGCGAGGAGAGAAAAGCCGGAGCTTATCATATTGGATCTTATGCTGCCGGGGATAGATGGTTTTGAAGTGTGCAGAAAATTGAAGGCAAATCAGGAACTGGCGAACAGTGCCATTGTAATGCTGACAGCAAAAGGCGAGAAAGACGATATAACGGTAGGCTTGAAACTGGGTGCTGATGATTATGTAACAAAACCCTTTAGCCCAAAAGAGCTTATTGCACGTGTTGAAGCGGTTCTCAGGAGAACGAAGACTTCCCAGTCTGTAACGGACTATATTGAAATAGACGGCCTTTCAATTGATTTGTATAAACATGAAGTGACCATTGAGGGAGAAACTGTTTTGTTAACGCTTGCGGAATTCAAAATACTTCACCAGCTAGCCAGCAAACCCGGACGGGTGTTTACCAGAGACCAACTAATTGATGCGGTATCCGGACCTGAAACGTCCGTGATTGACCGGACAATTGATGTACATATAGCATCACTGAGAAAAAAGCTAAAAACGTTTGCAGGTTCTATCATTACCATACGGGGGATAGGATATAAATTCAAAGAGCTGTAG
- the rplU gene encoding 50S ribosomal protein L21 — MYAIIKDRGKQYKVRVGERHLIDLKANAEIGETLEFSDVLVCSDEKNSATFGISNNKNAKVIAEVEGIKKGIKSMTIKFRRRKESMSRRGHREKYTQIKVREIVSC, encoded by the coding sequence GTGTACGCAATAATAAAAGACAGGGGCAAACAATATAAGGTCAGGGTTGGTGAACGGCATCTTATTGACCTGAAAGCAAATGCGGAAATTGGCGAGACTCTGGAATTTAGCGATGTGCTGGTTTGTTCCGATGAAAAAAACAGCGCAACCTTTGGAATTTCAAATAATAAAAATGCAAAGGTTATTGCAGAAGTTGAAGGTATAAAAAAGGGTATTAAGTCCATGACAATAAAATTCCGCAGAAGGAAAGAGTCCATGAGCAGAAGGGGACACCGGGAGAAATATACCCAAATAAAGGTCAGGGAAATCGTTTCGTGTTAA
- the ptsP gene encoding phosphoenolpyruvate--protein phosphotransferase: protein MMPILQKRVSDIFDVERRLLKNLLGEKREELKNLAQEVILIAHDLSPSQTASLDTEKVKGFATDVGGRTSHSAIVARALGIPAVVGLGTITSDIFGGDMIIVDGNRGLVIARPDEETLSTYQHKVRSIHVFEEKLAIELKDQPSTTSDGKHISIYGNIEFPKEINVNIRHGAEGVGLYRTEFLYLGSPTPPSEEEHFEAYTTVIRELNDKPIIIRTLDLGADKFDQFDDRKEGNPFLGCRSIRYCFENPNIFKIQLRAILRASIFGNMKILFPLISSLQELRQAKQMVWDAMEDLDKEKIPFNKHIQMGVMLEVPASIMIADTLAKECDFFSIGTNDLIQYSLAVDRNNARVAYLYCPVHPAILRFLKIAINAAEEHNIPIGICGEMGSEVEYIVPLIGMGLTQFSVSPATIIPEIKKIVRSITTEKAKEVAEAIYHFDDPEKTVNYLRNIAIEILPEAF, encoded by the coding sequence ATGATGCCTATCTTGCAGAAAAGGGTAAGTGATATATTTGATGTTGAGCGGAGGCTCTTGAAGAATCTATTAGGCGAAAAAAGAGAAGAGTTAAAGAATTTAGCCCAGGAAGTTATCCTTATAGCGCACGACCTTTCCCCTTCTCAAACAGCTTCACTCGATACAGAAAAGGTGAAGGGATTTGCTACCGATGTGGGCGGGAGGACATCCCATTCCGCCATCGTTGCCCGAGCATTAGGAATACCGGCCGTTGTAGGGTTAGGAACAATTACCTCAGATATCTTTGGCGGCGATATGATAATCGTAGACGGCAACAGAGGTCTGGTTATTGCCAGACCTGATGAGGAAACACTTTCAACATACCAGCACAAGGTCAGGAGTATCCATGTCTTTGAGGAAAAACTAGCTATTGAACTGAAAGATCAGCCTTCCACAACAAGCGACGGGAAACATATTTCGATTTACGGGAACATTGAATTTCCAAAAGAAATTAATGTAAATATCAGGCATGGTGCGGAAGGGGTTGGTCTCTATAGAACAGAATTTCTGTATTTAGGTTCTCCCACCCCTCCTTCAGAAGAAGAGCATTTTGAAGCGTATACTACCGTCATAAGGGAGCTGAATGATAAACCTATCATCATCAGAACGCTTGACCTGGGCGCTGATAAGTTTGATCAGTTTGATGACAGAAAAGAGGGTAATCCCTTCCTGGGATGCCGCTCAATCCGTTATTGTTTTGAGAACCCTAATATATTTAAAATACAGCTCAGGGCAATTCTGAGAGCCTCGATCTTTGGCAATATGAAAATTTTATTTCCCCTGATTTCCTCTCTTCAGGAATTGCGGCAGGCAAAACAGATGGTTTGGGATGCGATGGAAGATCTCGATAAGGAAAAAATACCTTTTAACAAACATATCCAGATGGGAGTCATGCTTGAGGTACCTGCTTCTATAATGATTGCAGATACTCTGGCAAAAGAATGTGATTTCTTTAGCATTGGCACAAATGATCTTATCCAATATTCTCTGGCTGTCGACAGGAACAATGCACGGGTTGCTTATCTGTATTGTCCGGTACATCCTGCAATATTAAGATTTTTAAAAATCGCAATAAATGCCGCCGAAGAACATAATATTCCGATAGGAATATGTGGCGAAATGGGAAGTGAGGTTGAATATATTGTACCGCTTATCGGTATGGGGCTGACTCAGTTCAGCGTATCGCCAGCTACCATTATTCCTGAAATAAAGAAAATTGTCCGGTCTATTACTACTGAAAAGGCGAAAGAAGTTGCTGAAGCGATTTACCATTTTGATGATCCGGAAAAAACAGTAAATTATCTCAGGAATATTGCCATTGAAATCCTGCCAGAAGCATTTTGA
- a CDS encoding Rne/Rng family ribonuclease has protein sequence MDKRMLINAVEPEECRIAILENNVLEELYIERSSREQIAGNIYKGKVVNIESSIEAAFVDIGLKRNGFLHVSDILPPTGEGEQIVEADTAGKIRHAHHYKIRDLLHQGQEILVQVTKEGIGTKGPSLTAYISLPGRYLVLMPGIARYGVSRKIADDEERQRLKKILANLHPPPKVGFIIRTAGENQTKKEIHKDFHYLLRLWKNIEKRAKNISAPAVIYQESDLVIRAIRDIFSANIQEIIVDSEPVYERTRDFLRIIMPKYEKILTYYTEDKPLFHKYAIEKEIESINSRKIPLPKGGSIVIEQTEALVAIDVNSGRFKEENDPEETAFKTNMKAAKEVARQIRLRDLGGVIVIDFIDMREEEHIHAIEKALADALKRDKARTKMLKMSKFCTIELTRQRIRYSLRDVLFEECKFCKGTGYTKTVESLCLSVMRDLKFAIHSPQIVKIEIFVSPEVANYLQNQKRKQMLEIEESSSKKINIFSTNDHEYGKINIKYLNQKDEPVTL, from the coding sequence ATGGACAAGAGGATGCTTATTAATGCAGTAGAACCGGAGGAATGCCGTATTGCAATCCTGGAAAATAATGTTCTGGAAGAACTTTACATTGAACGAAGTTCACGTGAACAAATTGCCGGAAATATCTATAAAGGAAAAGTGGTTAATATCGAATCGAGCATCGAGGCGGCATTTGTTGATATCGGGCTTAAAAGAAACGGGTTTCTTCATGTATCAGATATTTTACCTCCTACCGGAGAAGGAGAGCAGATTGTAGAGGCAGATACCGCAGGTAAAATTCGCCATGCACATCATTATAAAATAAGAGACCTTCTCCATCAGGGCCAGGAGATACTGGTTCAGGTGACGAAAGAAGGCATTGGTACTAAAGGACCGAGCTTAACGGCCTATATAAGTTTGCCGGGAAGGTATTTGGTTTTGATGCCGGGCATTGCACGGTATGGAGTCTCAAGGAAAATTGCTGATGATGAAGAAAGGCAACGATTGAAAAAGATACTTGCCAATCTGCATCCTCCGCCTAAAGTTGGTTTCATTATTCGTACTGCCGGAGAAAATCAGACAAAAAAAGAAATCCATAAGGATTTTCATTATCTTTTAAGACTCTGGAAAAATATTGAAAAACGGGCAAAAAATATCAGCGCGCCTGCAGTTATCTACCAGGAAAGTGATCTGGTTATCCGTGCCATAAGAGATATATTTTCGGCTAATATACAGGAAATTATTGTGGATTCTGAGCCTGTTTACGAGAGAACAAGAGATTTTCTTCGTATTATTATGCCAAAATACGAAAAAATTCTTACTTATTATACAGAGGATAAACCATTATTCCATAAATATGCAATTGAGAAAGAAATCGAAAGCATTAATAGCAGAAAAATACCGTTGCCAAAGGGAGGTTCAATTGTAATTGAACAGACAGAAGCACTTGTTGCAATAGATGTTAACAGCGGGAGGTTTAAGGAGGAAAACGACCCGGAAGAGACAGCGTTTAAAACAAATATGAAGGCTGCCAAAGAAGTCGCACGGCAAATACGCTTAAGAGACCTTGGTGGCGTAATTGTCATAGATTTCATCGATATGCGGGAGGAAGAACATATCCATGCGATAGAAAAGGCACTTGCTGATGCCCTGAAAAGAGACAAAGCCAGGACAAAAATGCTAAAAATGTCAAAATTCTGCACCATTGAACTTACCCGTCAAAGGATACGATACAGTCTTCGTGACGTTCTTTTTGAAGAATGTAAATTCTGTAAGGGAACCGGATACACCAAAACTGTCGAAAGCCTGTGTTTAAGCGTTATGAGAGATCTTAAATTTGCTATTCATTCGCCACAGATTGTTAAGATTGAGATTTTTGTAAGTCCTGAGGTAGCTAATTATTTACAAAATCAGAAAAGAAAGCAAATGCTGGAAATAGAAGAATCTTCGAGCAAGAAGATAAATATCTTTAGTACGAATGATCATGAATATGGTAAAATAAATATTAAATATTTGAATCAAAAAGACGAACCTGTTACTCTTTAA
- a CDS encoding phosphoenolpyruvate-utilizing N-terminal domain-containing protein, which yields MEDSKREIQYLEEKVSENLGSEIGSIFGTHRMVLQDARLKNEVIEKIRKTNFTPEFAVSLGFACLHQKIPGCE from the coding sequence ATGGAAGATTCAAAAAGAGAGATTCAGTATCTGGAGGAAAAAGTTTCTGAAAATTTAGGTTCTGAAATCGGATCGATTTTTGGTACACACCGGATGGTACTCCAGGACGCACGGTTAAAGAATGAGGTTATTGAGAAGATCAGGAAGACTAATTTTACCCCTGAATTTGCGGTATCCCTTGGCTTTGCGTGTTTACATCAGAAAATTCCGGGATGTGAATGA
- a CDS encoding TIGR03936 family radical SAM-associated protein, translating into MRLRFTKEKDIHFISHHDLMKVFERAVRRAGIPVAMSKGFNPHPKLSIPLALSVGVTGKDEIFELELIRPIPPEVLTENLGKQLPKEIQILSSEILPDSGKDVVRSIVYEVIFSNTDFLKTLKIDEFLQKTSILVDRTKDGCRKLFNIRPSIEDIQVRHNRLVLMIRIMPDGMARPDEILCALSVSRENEFFEIIRTKVNLSSA; encoded by the coding sequence ATACGTCTTCGCTTTACTAAGGAAAAAGACATTCATTTTATCTCGCATCATGATCTGATGAAGGTTTTTGAAAGAGCTGTCAGAAGGGCCGGCATCCCTGTTGCAATGTCAAAAGGTTTTAACCCTCACCCAAAATTATCCATTCCTTTAGCCTTGAGTGTAGGAGTAACCGGAAAAGACGAGATTTTTGAACTGGAATTGATCAGACCGATACCGCCAGAGGTGCTCACTGAAAATCTGGGGAAGCAATTACCCAAGGAGATTCAAATCCTCTCCTCTGAAATCCTGCCGGATTCCGGAAAGGATGTTGTTCGGAGTATCGTATATGAAGTTATTTTCAGTAACACTGATTTCTTAAAGACACTAAAGATCGATGAGTTTTTACAAAAAACATCCATTCTTGTGGATAGGACAAAGGATGGTTGCCGGAAATTATTTAATATCCGGCCATCTATCGAAGATATTCAGGTAAGACACAACCGCTTGGTTCTTATGATAAGGATAATGCCAGATGGTATGGCAAGACCAGATGAAATACTTTGTGCCTTAAGTGTTTCAAGAGAAAACGAGTTCTTTGAAATTATCAGAACAAAAGTTAACCTTTCTTCTGCCTGA
- the obgE gene encoding GTPase ObgE has product MFVDEAIIYVKGGDGGNGCVSFRREKYIPHGGPDGGDGGKGGDVVLYVDGKIDTLLDISSRVKYRAGNGAHGKGNTRDGKYGKDLIVRVPRGTVVIDKESGRILKDMETAGESIVIARGGKGGRGNKHFATSTNQVPRYAEKGQPGEERWLILQLKLLADVGLIGMPNAGKSTLLSRLSAARPKIAAYPFTTLQPQLGIVELENFRRFVMADIPGLIEGAHKGVGLGDEFLKHIERTKLLVHLLDVSPSAMVDAADAYRTVRNELEQFNPQLAEKREIVVANKIDLMETETWSERILALEKKIAKPVCPVSMVTGKNLETLLKLIASALDGIQSGE; this is encoded by the coding sequence GTGTTTGTTGATGAAGCTATTATATATGTTAAAGGAGGCGACGGAGGGAATGGGTGTGTGAGTTTCCGGAGAGAAAAATATATTCCACACGGAGGGCCGGACGGCGGTGACGGCGGCAAAGGCGGTGATGTTGTACTGTATGTTGATGGTAAGATAGATACACTGCTCGATATTTCCTCGCGGGTCAAATATAGAGCTGGAAATGGTGCACACGGGAAAGGGAATACACGGGACGGTAAATATGGTAAGGACCTCATTGTCCGCGTGCCTAGAGGGACCGTGGTAATTGACAAAGAAAGCGGCCGTATTTTAAAAGATATGGAAACTGCGGGCGAAAGTATAGTTATTGCGCGGGGAGGAAAAGGTGGAAGAGGAAACAAACATTTCGCCACTTCCACGAATCAAGTCCCGAGATATGCAGAAAAAGGACAGCCCGGTGAAGAGCGATGGTTGATCCTACAATTAAAGTTATTGGCTGATGTAGGTCTCATCGGAATGCCTAACGCGGGGAAATCGACGTTGCTTTCCCGTTTATCTGCTGCAAGACCAAAGATTGCAGCTTATCCTTTTACAACCCTCCAGCCACAGTTGGGGATCGTCGAGCTTGAGAATTTCAGGAGATTTGTTATGGCAGATATTCCCGGCCTCATTGAAGGCGCGCATAAGGGCGTGGGGCTGGGGGATGAATTTTTAAAGCACATTGAACGTACGAAATTGCTGGTCCATCTCCTGGATGTGTCTCCGTCTGCAATGGTAGATGCGGCAGATGCATATCGTACTGTCCGCAATGAATTGGAACAATTCAATCCACAACTTGCTGAAAAGAGAGAAATTGTTGTTGCAAACAAAATCGATCTCATGGAGACGGAAACCTGGAGTGAACGTATTCTGGCTCTGGAAAAGAAGATCGCCAAACCTGTTTGTCCTGTTTCGATGGTTACCGGTAAAAACCTGGAAACACTTTTAAAATTGATTGCAAGCGCCCTCGATGGAATTCAGTCCGGAGAGTGA
- the rpmA gene encoding 50S ribosomal protein L27, translating into MAHKKGQGSSKNGRDSNPQMRGVKRYGGQFVKTGSVIVRQCGTKFRPGQNVGIGKDDTLFSLIDGVVKFETRRRVSVYTTTTAG; encoded by the coding sequence ATGGCACATAAAAAAGGACAAGGCTCTTCAAAAAATGGAAGAGATAGTAACCCCCAAATGAGAGGGGTGAAAAGATATGGTGGTCAATTCGTAAAAACAGGTTCTGTAATCGTACGCCAGTGCGGTACAAAATTTAGGCCAGGACAAAATGTTGGTATTGGAAAGGATGATACACTCTTTTCTTTAATTGATGGGGTGGTAAAGTTTGAGACCAGGCGCCGGGTTAGCGTTTATACCACAACAACTGCCGGTTAA